The Methanosphaera sp. BMS genome contains a region encoding:
- a CDS encoding glycosyltransferase family 4 protein, with protein MKIIQTPVRFYPFIGGVEKYVYYISCELVKYDDCEVEVICANEASDVDEEVYNDIKISRLPYTGKIANTNVCLSLPHLLYKKDFDIIHTHIPTPWSSDWSNIICRIKNKPLVVTYHNDIIGSGVADLIAKTYNSTALKLLLNKADRIIITQDDYINSPHLQNYKDKIVTIPNGVDTSIFKASDEKKEEKQIFFLSVLDAFHKYKGLDYLLESIKEVKNTIPDIKLIVGGKGELLDYYIEKSRKLGIEENVEFKGYLTDEEVIDYFAKSTLFVLPSISSLQEGFGIVVLEALACQTPIISTDIVGVADDVKKRECGIIIEPKNTQKLTESIIKIISDRNLQEDMGIRGRQLVQEKYEWKSIAKRIHDLYEELL; from the coding sequence TTGAAGATAATTCAGACTCCCGTTAGATTTTATCCGTTCATCGGTGGTGTTGAAAAGTATGTTTACTACATTAGCTGTGAATTGGTTAAATATGATGATTGTGAAGTGGAAGTAATTTGTGCAAATGAAGCAAGTGATGTAGATGAAGAAGTTTATAATGATATAAAAATAAGTAGACTTCCATATACTGGAAAGATTGCCAACACAAATGTATGTTTATCTCTTCCACATCTTCTTTACAAGAAGGACTTTGATATTATTCACACACATATTCCGACTCCGTGGAGTAGTGACTGGAGCAATATTATATGCAGGATAAAAAACAAGCCCCTTGTCGTAACATACCACAATGACATTATCGGAAGCGGTGTAGCAGACCTGATAGCAAAAACATACAACAGCACGGCACTCAAATTGCTACTAAACAAGGCAGACAGGATTATCATAACGCAGGATGATTACATAAACTCCCCACACCTGCAAAACTACAAGGATAAAATCGTCACCATACCCAATGGCGTTGATACCAGCATATTCAAAGCATCCGATGAGAAAAAGGAGGAAAAGCAAATATTCTTCCTGAGTGTTCTTGATGCATTCCACAAATACAAGGGACTGGATTATCTTTTAGAATCAATAAAAGAAGTTAAAAATACAATACCCGATATAAAACTGATTGTGGGTGGAAAGGGCGAACTGCTGGATTATTACATTGAAAAAAGCAGAAAGCTCGGCATCGAGGAAAACGTTGAATTCAAAGGATATCTTACAGATGAAGAGGTAATAGATTATTTCGCAAAATCCACACTCTTTGTACTTCCATCAATATCCTCCCTTCAAGAAGGATTTGGAATAGTAGTACTTGAAGCGTTGGCATGCCAAACACCAATAATAAGTACGGATATTGTCGGAGTAGCAGATGACGTTAAAAAACGTGAATGCGGCATAATCATAGAACCAAAAAATACTCAAAAGCTAACGGAATCCATAATTAAAATTATTTCCGACAGGAATCTCCAAGAGGATATGGGAATACGTGGCAGACAATTGGTCCAGGAAAAATATGAATGGAAATCCATCGCCAAACGGATACATGATCTATACGAGGAATTACTATGA
- a CDS encoding glycosyltransferase family 4 protein, whose translation MKICMISNLYPPNVLGGAEIIVDKLVRKLADKRHEVVVITCSVDDEEKIQKEDNITIYHINKTKLYPVYRQTEAKGYLKPLWHLFDLWNGNCQKEIIEILKKEKCDIIHINNFKGLSLSCFEVGKKLNIPVVFESHDFSLICPRANLIRGNNTLCKDKNAICTAYVNIQRKLLSDNVDMMIAPSNFMIDKYRDNNFFNDTTCIKIPLGIDFERKKTIKDYDFIDFTYIGSLGKHKGVDTLINAFKQIDNDDIRLNLIGKGYDEEEFKQLAGDDERIIFHGFVDNSNIKDYYKLSNVVIIPSICYDNSPLVIYESFTTATPVIGSNIGGIPELIDDGVNGFLFEAGDVNDLKDKLLKIIDNKKSLTQLEENAFESIPEKSLDIMTDKTIEAYRQLL comes from the coding sequence ATGAAAATCTGCATGATAAGCAACCTATATCCACCAAATGTACTGGGTGGAGCAGAGATAATCGTGGACAAGCTTGTGCGAAAGCTTGCCGATAAAAGGCATGAAGTTGTAGTCATAACCTGCAGCGTGGATGATGAGGAAAAAATTCAGAAAGAGGACAACATCACGATATATCACATAAACAAAACGAAACTATACCCCGTATACAGACAGACGGAAGCAAAGGGATACCTGAAGCCATTATGGCACCTGTTCGACTTATGGAATGGCAACTGTCAAAAGGAAATAATTGAAATACTAAAAAAAGAAAAGTGTGACATCATACATATAAATAACTTCAAGGGACTATCATTGTCCTGCTTTGAAGTAGGCAAAAAGTTAAACATACCTGTTGTATTTGAATCACATGACTTTTCACTGATATGTCCAAGGGCAAATCTGATAAGGGGAAATAACACATTATGTAAAGACAAAAACGCCATATGTACTGCATATGTGAACATTCAAAGAAAACTATTATCGGATAATGTGGATATGATGATAGCTCCATCCAATTTCATGATAGATAAATACAGGGACAATAACTTCTTCAATGACACCACCTGTATAAAAATCCCACTGGGAATAGACTTTGAAAGAAAAAAGACAATCAAGGACTATGACTTCATAGACTTTACGTACATAGGAAGTCTTGGAAAGCATAAGGGAGTGGACACCCTAATAAATGCATTTAAACAGATAGATAATGATGATATACGATTGAATCTTATCGGCAAGGGTTATGATGAGGAGGAATTCAAACAACTGGCCGGTGATGATGAAAGAATCATATTTCATGGATTTGTAGATAACAGTAATATTAAAGACTATTATAAGTTATCAAATGTCGTTATTATCCCGTCAATATGCTATGATAACTCCCCTCTGGTAATATATGAAAGCTTTACTACGGCAACGCCTGTTATAGGAAGCAATATAGGAGGAATACCTGAGCTGATTGATGATGGAGTTAACGGTTTTCTTTTTGAAGCGGGTGATGTTAATGACTTGAAAGACAAGCTATTGAAAATAATTGACAACAAGAAATCACTCACTCAACTTGAAGAAAATGCATTTGAAAGCATACCCGAAAAATCACTTGACATAATGACCGATAAAACAATTGAGGCATACAGGCAATTACTATAA
- a CDS encoding DUF2206 domain-containing protein: MKFNNVFTLNDWKFNEFATVIIIIQVLMWIVGLLSLNSIHIPVFNDIVTLLYLGFVPGIIILRILKLHDLGNTFTTLLSVGLSIASVMLIGLFMNQVYPHFHIAKPIEQIPLLVTFTIYNMGMLYLAYVKDKEYHIESSSKLGFEIISSNQFIFLCLLPLIAIIGAYTYQYYSNNNIQILLLLIICGVVLAMVGGYLKKEYYHFAIFSIALSILYYSVMISNHIWGYDIFFEYQFATYVIKNGIWDHTWPHAYNAMLSVVMYAPIYSKLSGMTLTWVLKFIYPFLFSLISIGLYKIFEKHTGPKMAFLAAFFFVAYNGFSYGWMVQMARQQIAEIFLVLLVWLMIDRQIPQKKRKLLYLIFGVGLILSHYSVTYLFMFTLLATIVSLTLISGGFGNILNNILLKFGVDNKYFGDYLKIEDQTISLPLSIFFIAFILVYYSLTADSKPIGSLFDALRIVGKNVQTIVLGGRISPVILLAALGVLLILAVVLYKAYKRFSRDVDVEEVKTYPFIKNIVTKIKHLSLKRKQAIIVIIPIIAFLRIWWPFSFMTIVSINAQRVILLSVAFILIGFIMNLLNRRYFHFTTEYNAFAIFNMIILGCGLFIPAFEGQLSLQRIYEVTFVVLSPFCIIGMYYIFTSAVALVKNVHLSKNIRISFWAMGIFLVLFFILNTGLIDLYAGQTSTLPLDNSIDAPIFSQGEYAGVAWFNENRHDNHTVYSDAFSNILLYWLNDIRTCNPHNMSEMAPGTYMFLRGYNIGHDTFLYGNGIYIPTKEGTNKSSKIYDNGDSQIYKRVLE; the protein is encoded by the coding sequence ATGAAGTTTAATAATGTGTTCACATTAAATGACTGGAAATTTAATGAATTTGCAACGGTAATAATAATAATCCAGGTATTGATGTGGATTGTAGGTCTTCTATCATTAAATTCCATCCATATACCTGTATTTAATGACATAGTCACATTGCTTTATCTGGGATTTGTTCCGGGAATAATCATACTCAGAATCCTAAAATTGCATGATCTTGGAAATACGTTTACAACCCTACTGAGTGTAGGCTTGAGTATTGCATCGGTTATGCTGATTGGACTGTTCATGAATCAGGTATATCCCCATTTTCATATAGCCAAGCCAATAGAACAGATTCCCCTACTGGTAACCTTCACCATATACAATATGGGCATGTTATATCTGGCATATGTTAAAGACAAGGAATATCATATAGAAAGCTCATCCAAGCTAGGCTTTGAGATAATATCATCCAATCAATTCATATTCCTATGCTTATTGCCGCTTATAGCCATAATAGGAGCATATACCTACCAGTATTATTCAAACAACAACATTCAAATATTACTGCTTTTGATTATATGCGGCGTTGTTCTTGCAATGGTGGGAGGATATCTTAAAAAAGAATATTATCACTTTGCAATCTTCAGCATAGCATTGTCCATCCTATACTATAGCGTTATGATATCAAACCACATATGGGGTTATGACATCTTCTTTGAATACCAGTTTGCAACATATGTCATCAAAAACGGAATATGGGATCACACCTGGCCTCACGCATATAACGCTATGCTTAGTGTGGTGATGTATGCACCGATATACAGCAAACTGTCGGGCATGACATTGACATGGGTGTTAAAGTTCATTTATCCGTTCCTGTTTTCACTGATAAGTATTGGATTGTACAAGATATTTGAAAAACATACCGGTCCAAAGATGGCATTTCTTGCGGCATTCTTCTTTGTGGCATATAATGGATTCAGTTATGGCTGGATGGTACAGATGGCCAGACAGCAGATAGCCGAAATATTCCTGGTACTATTGGTATGGTTAATGATTGACCGTCAGATACCGCAGAAAAAACGTAAGCTTCTGTATCTGATATTTGGTGTGGGATTGATTCTATCACATTACAGTGTAACATACCTGTTCATGTTCACACTTCTTGCCACAATAGTCTCATTAACGCTGATATCCGGTGGATTCGGCAATATCCTGAATAATATCTTGCTTAAGTTTGGTGTTGATAACAAATACTTCGGAGATTACCTGAAGATTGAAGACCAGACAATCAGCCTGCCGCTGTCGATATTCTTCATTGCATTTATCCTCGTGTATTATTCACTGACGGCAGACAGCAAGCCAATTGGATCACTGTTTGATGCTCTTCGTATAGTGGGTAAGAATGTTCAAACGATTGTGCTCGGAGGCCGTATAAGTCCAGTTATATTATTGGCGGCACTTGGAGTATTGTTGATATTGGCCGTTGTATTATACAAGGCGTATAAGCGATTTTCCAGGGACGTTGATGTGGAAGAGGTTAAGACATACCCCTTTATCAAGAATATCGTGACAAAAATCAAACACTTGAGTCTGAAAAGAAAACAGGCCATAATTGTCATTATTCCTATAATAGCCTTTTTAAGGATTTGGTGGCCATTTTCATTTATGACTATTGTTAGCATTAACGCTCAAAGGGTAATTCTTCTGTCGGTGGCCTTCATATTGATAGGATTCATAATGAACCTTCTTAACAGGAGATATTTCCACTTTACAACTGAATATAATGCATTTGCAATATTTAATATGATTATACTTGGTTGTGGATTGTTTATACCAGCCTTCGAGGGACAATTAAGTCTTCAAAGAATATATGAGGTGACATTTGTAGTGCTTTCACCATTCTGTATTATTGGTATGTATTACATATTCACATCGGCGGTGGCATTGGTTAAAAACGTTCACCTGAGCAAAAACATCAGGATATCATTCTGGGCTATGGGTATCTTTTTGGTGTTGTTTTTCATATTAAACACCGGATTGATTGACCTGTATGCCGGTCAGACTTCAACGTTGCCGCTGGATAATTCGATTGACGCACCGATATTCAGTCAGGGTGAATATGCAGGTGTTGCATGGTTTAACGAAAATAGACATGATAACCACACCGTCTATTCGGATGCGTTCAGTAACATATTACTGTACTGGCTAAACGATATACGAACATGTAATCCACATAACATGTCGGAGATGGCTCCCGGTACATACATGTTCCTGCGGGGCTATAACATAGGCCATGACACCTTCCTGTATGGAAATGGAATATATATCCCTACAAAGGAGGGCACCAACAAGTCCAGTAAAATCTATGATAACGGTGACAGTCAGATATATAAGCGTGTACTTGAATAA
- a CDS encoding glycosyltransferase family 4 protein gives MEIDGGLTVTKILFIHNTLMWYRMEFFKLVNERYDLELVFSHMQVIKDIYDGSADSNIRSLEDVNVEILDNRHGFARGLISKLFGDYDVVIGGSWDSVQELVESLFILIIAKLRRKKFIIWREDWDWPRNSSIKQKVLDVFIRLLTKSADAILVPGSLHREYFEKFTDEDRIYIMPNVSNISSDIKKIDKKDNRQILYVGRLIKRKGVIYLIKAFDLLKEKIGDASLIIIGDGQEEVNLKEYVRKNKIEDVTFTGKVDNDELKNYYINCNLVVVPSVNYQMGDPWVFVLNEAMYYNNPMIVTDAVGASKDMIRDNGFIVEEKNVNQLYEAMLRIIGDYDLQRSMSENSYNIIKDEYQYSNMINSFVECVESVNNKK, from the coding sequence ATGGAGATTGATGGAGGTTTAACTGTGACCAAGATATTATTCATACATAACACTCTCATGTGGTATCGTATGGAATTTTTCAAACTGGTAAATGAAAGATATGACCTGGAATTGGTCTTCAGCCATATGCAGGTAATAAAAGACATCTATGATGGAAGTGCCGACAGCAATATCCGGTCACTTGAGGATGTGAATGTTGAAATTCTTGATAACAGACATGGATTTGCCAGGGGATTAATCTCCAAACTCTTTGGCGACTATGATGTGGTTATCGGTGGAAGCTGGGATTCTGTGCAAGAGCTGGTTGAAAGCCTGTTTATTCTCATCATAGCAAAGCTCAGGCGTAAAAAGTTTATAATATGGAGGGAGGACTGGGATTGGCCAAGAAACTCCTCCATTAAACAGAAGGTTCTTGACGTGTTTATCAGGTTACTGACAAAAAGTGCCGATGCAATACTTGTTCCGGGTAGCCTTCACAGGGAGTACTTTGAAAAATTCACGGATGAAGACAGGATATATATAATGCCGAATGTCAGCAATATCTCATCGGACATCAAGAAAATCGACAAAAAGGACAACAGGCAGATACTCTATGTCGGCCGTTTAATCAAACGTAAGGGAGTAATCTATCTTATAAAGGCATTCGACTTACTCAAAGAAAAAATAGGTGATGCCAGTCTGATTATCATTGGTGACGGCCAAGAAGAAGTCAATCTTAAGGAGTATGTGAGAAAAAACAAAATAGAGGATGTCACATTCACCGGTAAGGTGGATAATGATGAACTCAAAAACTATTACATCAACTGCAATCTTGTTGTAGTACCATCGGTTAACTATCAGATGGGTGATCCATGGGTATTTGTATTGAATGAAGCCATGTACTATAACAATCCCATGATAGTTACCGATGCGGTTGGTGCAAGCAAGGATATGATAAGGGATAATGGATTTATTGTAGAAGAAAAAAACGTGAATCAATTGTATGAGGCCATGCTTAGGATAATCGGCGATTATGATTTGCAGCGTAGCATGAGTGAAAATTCATACAATATAATTAAAGACGAGTACCAGTACTCTAATATGATCAATTCGTTTGTTGAATGTGTTGAATCGGTAAATAATAAGAAATAG